The DNA window GGTGCCCTACGACGTGGAGGCGGCCGCCAGGTGGGCCGAAGAGCACGCGCACAAGGGAGAAAAGGAAGCCGCGCAGCTCCGCACGGGCCAGTCGAGAAAGCACTGATGTTGGCGGGGGCCGCCGGTCCCCGCTGAGCCTGGAGCTCCCTGGGCGGCGAAGTTCAGCACGTTGCCCCGCCGCATCAGGTGTCCTACCGCCGCGCAAGGGCCTGACGCACCTCGATCACGCTGACGCTCCCCTCGGGGTCACGGGTGTAGTCCACACTGGGCTCCCCCTCGTTGGCGACGAGCAGCCGCGACCCGTCCGGGGTGAAGGTCAGCATGTCGGGGAGGGCGCCCACCTCCACCGGACGCGCTCGCTCGGTCCCGTCCACGTTCAGGAACACCACCCGGCCACTGGCCTGACGGTCCGCGTCGTTCTGGACCGCCACCGCCACCACGCCGCCCTGCACGGCCACACTGTTGCCCTGTCCGCCGTAGGGGGCCAGGGGCACCGATTTCACCAGGGTGGGCCGGGTAGGATCGGCCACGTCGAGGATGTCCAGGGCTGCGGCAGCCCCGTTGACCACGAAGACGCGCCGACTCTGCGGGTCGTAGGCGGGGATCTCGGCGGCGCCCGCTCCCACGGCCCCGGGAGCGCGGTAACGGCCCCGCACGCTCAGCGCTCCCTCTGGCCCCACGCGGTAGAGCGTGGTCGTGTTGCTGCCCTCGTTGGCGACGATCAGCAGGGGCTGCCCATCCGGGCTCTGTGAGGCGGGCACGAATACCAGTCCCTCGGGGGCCAGGTCGCCCGCCAGCGGGTCGGTCCTGGGGTCGCGCGTGAAGTCGCGGGTGTTGAGGTACTCCGCCACCGTGGGGGCTGTGGGGACGCTCACGTCCAGCACCAGAACGCCGCCCACCCGCTCCAGGCCCACGAAGGCGAAGGTCCGCCCCCCCACCTTCCCGACCGTGACGCCCTCGGGTTCAGGCCCCTTGTTGTCGCTGCGGTTGTCGGGCGCAGTGCTGTCACTGTTGGCGTTGAAGTGCCCCGGCAGGCGGCGGGCCGTCTCCTGCTCGATCAGGTCGCCGCTGTCGTACAGCCGCGTACCCTGCGCGTCGAGGATGCTGACCGAACGGCCGCCGAAGGCGTACAGGGCGTCGTGGTCCCCATCGCCATCGGTGTCGCCCAGCGTGCGGGTGACGGTCAGGCGGCCCAGCGCCGTGTCCGCTTGCAGCTCGGCCGCGTTGGGAAATGCGGCCGGATCGAGCTTGAGCTTGCCCACTGTCACCTCCTCTTTGTAGCCGTCGTAGTCCCGGGCATCCCCCTCGTTGGCGGTGATCAGGTAGGTCTGGCCCCCCACGTCGAAGGCGGCCACCGCATCGGGCTGGTACAGGCCCCGAACCGGCACGGGGCGGATGTTCACGCCGTCTTTGTCACTGGGGTCCAGGCCCGCGTCCGCCGCAGAGTGATCCTTGAATCCCAGCGGCACCAGCCCCGTGACCTTCAGTGTCCTGAGGTCGAGCCGGACCAGGGCGTTGTTTTCCTGGAGGGTGACCCAGGCATGGCGGCCATCCGGGGAGACGGCGATGGACTCGGGTTCGAGGTCCTGGCTGGCGCTCGCCCCCGGACCGAAGACCCGGATGCCCTGTGCCCGCAGCGCGGCCTCCTGGCCGTTGAAGGCCCGGAAATCGAGGGTGGTGACCAGCGGAGCCGGGTCCGTCACCAGCCCGCATCCGCTCAACAGGCCCACACTCAGGATCGCCGCCATCGCTCGCTTCATGGACACACCGTAGGGGCCAATCTTCACGTCCCGGTCAGCTGCTTCGGCGAGGTCACCCTGCCCACGGCCGGGAAGGAGCCGACGGTCTCCTGACGAAGCCGCGGCAGGGTTCGGGTGGGCCGCACACGCTGCCGCCCGATGGAGGACGCGTCCCGCCTCGCCTGTACCGGGACGCACGAGCAGGAACCAGTGGAGGTCCGGTGCAACTCCGGACGCCTGCATCAGCCAGGGAGCCGAAAGGCTCCCTTTCGTCTGGCGCCCATGCAAAGCCCCCGGTCAGCAGTGACCGGGGGCAGGTGGACCCGCGGCTCAGTTGCCGTCGAAGATGCCCGGAAAGAGGGTCCGGGCTGGCGTCAGGCTCTTGCTGGCTGTCCAGTACGGCAGGCCGGGGGTGGCGTTTCGCACGAGAAAGCGCCCGGACTCGCTGACGGTCATCACGGCGTTCCAGCCCGCCCGGAGCGTGAGGTCGTAGTGGGTGTTCAGGCCGGTGCAGCGGCCACGAATGGTCGCGACGCGGTCGCTGTACATCCACTGGGACCGCCGGGTGGGGTCATGGGGATGATCCGCCTGGGCCAGCAGGGTCACCGCATTCCGGGCGGGCTGAAAAACCATCAACTGCTCCGCGACGTAGGTCCGGGGCTCGCTGGGAGTGCTGCGGACGCCGGGACACAGGCCCGCAGGACGCACAGGAGGCCGGAACCCATCGGGAATGCTGAGGCTGAAGAAGTTGCCCTGCAAGTTGCCCATTCCCACGATCCGTCCCTGGGCCAGGTTCGTGAGCAGGACCAGGGCGCGCTTTCCCTGGCCGACCGAGAGGTTGCGAATCTCCCCCTGGATGCCGACAGCATGGGCAAGCCCAGACAGGGGCAGCAGGGCGCCGATCAAGAGACGACGGCCGACAGCGGGGAAGGTGAACTGTGACACAATGGGGACAGTAGGGGAGGAAGATCAGCGCTTCATCAGTCTTTCTTTTCTCCCAGGAGTCAGGCCAATCTGGGCCTCAGGACGCCGGACCGGGAGTGGAAACTTTTCGGTGCCTTCCGAAAAGTTGGAACGTGAGGTCCGGCGTCCTTCTTCGCTCGGTTGATCTGGGAATCAACGGCGGTGGACTCAGCTCTCGGTGTCTGGT is part of the Deinococcus terrestris genome and encodes:
- a CDS encoding choice-of-anchor I family protein, with translation MKRAMAAILSVGLLSGCGLVTDPAPLVTTLDFRAFNGQEAALRAQGIRVFGPGASASQDLEPESIAVSPDGRHAWVTLQENNALVRLDLRTLKVTGLVPLGFKDHSAADAGLDPSDKDGVNIRPVPVRGLYQPDAVAAFDVGGQTYLITANEGDARDYDGYKEEVTVGKLKLDPAAFPNAAELQADTALGRLTVTRTLGDTDGDGDHDALYAFGGRSVSILDAQGTRLYDSGDLIEQETARRLPGHFNANSDSTAPDNRSDNKGPEPEGVTVGKVGGRTFAFVGLERVGGVLVLDVSVPTAPTVAEYLNTRDFTRDPRTDPLAGDLAPEGLVFVPASQSPDGQPLLIVANEGSNTTTLYRVGPEGALSVRGRYRAPGAVGAGAAEIPAYDPQSRRVFVVNGAAAALDILDVADPTRPTLVKSVPLAPYGGQGNSVAVQGGVVAVAVQNDADRQASGRVVFLNVDGTERARPVEVGALPDMLTFTPDGSRLLVANEGEPSVDYTRDPEGSVSVIEVRQALARR